Proteins co-encoded in one Prunus persica cultivar Lovell chromosome G6, Prunus_persica_NCBIv2, whole genome shotgun sequence genomic window:
- the LOC18772869 gene encoding DEAD-box ATP-dependent RNA helicase 37 produces MRTSWADLAANSAAENATSGPSASNAVAGTAAAPTRSTYVPPHLRNRPPSADPPAPAYTGPPANDRGGFSGSRWGGPRNDNSRSGPGYGGNGGRGGGWGSRSGGWDGRVREVNPFGEEEETEQPFSEQENSGINFDAYEDIPVETSGDNVPTPVNTFADIDLGDALNKNIQRCKYVKPTPVQRHAIPISLAGRDLMACAQTGSGKTAAFCFPIISGIMTGQPAQRPPRGAHTVYPLALILSPTRELSIQIHEEARKFSYQTGVRVVVAYGGAPINQQLRELERGVDILVATPGRLVDLLERARVSLQMIRYLALDEADRMLDMGFEPQIRKIVEQMDMPPPGARQTMLFSATFPKEIQRLASDFLAKYIFLAVGRVGSSTDLIVQRVEFVHESDKRSHLMDLLHAQRANGVQGKQALTLVFVETKKGADSLEHWLCMNGFPATTIHGDRSQQEREQALRSFKSGNTPILVATDVAARGLDIPHVAHVVNFDLPNDIDDYVHRIGRTGRAGKSGLATAFFNENNSSLARSLADLMQESNQEVPAWLSRYAARSSFGGGRNRRSGGGRFGGRDFRRDSSFSRGGSDYYGGGSSGGYGGSSGGYSGGGGYGGPGMTSAWD; encoded by the exons ATGCGAACTTCATGGGCAGATTTGGCTGCAAATTCTGCAGCTGAGAATGCAACTTCTGGCCCTTCCGCTAGCAATGCTGTTGCTGGGACGGCTGCTGCTCCTACTCGGTCCACCTATGTCCCCCCACATCTGCGTAACCGCCCTCCTTCAGCAGACCCACCTGCTCCAGCCTATACTGGCCCGCCTGCCAATGATCGAGGTGGGTTCAGCGGATCTCGTTGGGGTGGTCCCAGAAATGACAATAGTCGATCTGGACCTGGCTATGGTGGCAATGGTGGTCGAGGTGGTGGATGGGGCAGCAGAAGTGGTGGTTGGGATGGGAGGGTGCGAGAAGTGAACCCCTttggagaagaggaagaaacagAGCAGCCATTTAGTGAGCAAGAAAACAGTGGTATTAACTTCGATGCATATGAAGATATTCCGGTTGAGACAAGTGGTGATAATGTTCCGACCCCTGTGAATACATTTGCTGATATTGACTTGGGTGATGcacttaataaaaatattcagAGGTGCAAATACGTGAAACCAACACCTGTGCAGCGTCATGCTATTCCCATCTCCCTTGCGGGCCGGGACTTGATGGCATGTGCCCAAACTGGTTCTGGAAAGACAGCTGCTTTCTGTTTCCCAATCATCAGTGGAATTATGACAGGACAACCTGCACAGAGACCGCCCCGTGGTGCACATACAGTTTATCCACTTGCTCTCATTTTATCTCCTACTAGGGAGCTTTCAATTCAA ATTCATGAGGAAGCTAGGAAATTTTCATATCAAACAGGTGTCAGGGTGGTTGTTGCCTATGGAGGAGCACCAATTAACCAACAG CTGCGGGAACTTGAAAGAGGTGTTGATATTCTTGTGGCAACTCCTGGAAGATTGGTGGATTTGCTGGAGAGAGCTAGAGTTTCATTGCAGATGATTAGGTATTTAGCCCTAGATGAGGCTGATCGAATGCTGGATATGGGTTTTGAACCACAAATAAGGAAAATTGTGGAACAAATGGATATGCCTCCACCAGGTGCACGACAGACTATGCTGTTCAGTGCCACTTTTCCAAAGGAAATACag AGACTGGCCTCTGATTTTCTTGCAAAGTACATCTTTCTGGCAGTTGGAAGGGTGGGTTCTAGTACTGATTTGATTGTCCAAAGAGTGGAATTTGTTCATGAGTCTGATAAAAGAAGTCACCTTATGGACCTTCTTCATGCACAGAGGGCCAATGGCGTACAGGGCAAG CAAGCTCTGACATTAGTATTTGTGGAGACAAAGAAGGGAGCTGATTCACTGGAACACTGGTTGTGTATGAATGGTTTTCCTGCAACTACTATTCATGGTGACAGATCACAGCAG GAAAGAGAACAAGCATTGAGGTCATTTAAGAGCGGCAACACTCCAATTTTGGTGGCTACTGATGTGGCTGCACGTGGGCTTGACATTCCTCATGTTGCACATGTTGTCAACTTTGATCTTCCAAATGACATTGACGATTATGTCCACCGCATTGGTCGTACTGGACGAGCTGGGAAATCTGGTTTAGCTACTGCCTTCTTTAATGAGAACAATTCATCCCTGGCTAGATCTTTAGCAGATTTGATGCAAGAATCAAATCAAGAAGTACCTGCTTGGCTGTCCCGGTATGCAGCTCGATCTTCTTTTGGTGGTGGGAGGAACCGTCGTTCTGGGGGAGGCCGGTTTGGTGGCCGTGACTTCCGAAGGGATTCCTCTTTCAGTAGGGGTGGTTCTGATTACTATGGCGGAGGCAGCAGTGGTGGATATGGGGGTTCTTCTGGTGGTTATAGTGGAGGTGGAGGATATGGTGGTCCTGGGATGACCAGTGCATGGGACTAA
- the LOC18774086 gene encoding licodione synthase, translating into MALELVLLMILFLLLVIPLLFFPTLTSKIFQTHLHLPPSPLALPIISHYHLLGPLIHRTFHNLSLRFGPLFSLRLGSLQCVVVSSAALAKEFLSTHELSFISHAQSLAIESITYNASLAFAPYGPYWKFIKKLTVNELLGNRSINNLVSIRTQEYLRLLRFLAKKAESGEAVNLTEEFPKLWNNVTLEMIVGNRGLSAKGRAVLAKEAAVVVRQATRLFGEVSLCDFFWVCKKLDLGGFVKRIEETHRRFDVLVEKVIREREELRKKERMEEEEEVKDFLDTLLDMLEDGSAEVEFTRLHIKALITDLFTAGTDTNAISLEWALAELINHPRVLKKAREEIDRAVGNRRVAGESDVPNLPYIQAIIKETLRLHPPVPLVTRNSVQPCKIGGYDIPTNTMLHVNVWAIGRDPKNWESPLDFWPERFLQLGEDDGQMTAVDVDVRGQHFQLMPFGSGRRVCPGMTLAMKMLPGVLAALIQCFNWKVDGSDCKKMNGDDVLEMDERPGLTAPRAHDLVCVPVARFSTLNILDP; encoded by the exons ATGGCACTTGAGCTAGTCCTACTCATGatcctctttcttctcttagTTAtccctcttcttttcttcccaaCCCTAACCTCCAAAATATTCCAAACCCACCTTCACCTCCCTCCAAGCCCCTTAGCTCTACCCATCATAAGCCACTACCACCTCCTCGGCCCTCTCATCCACCGCACCTTCCACAACCTCTCTCTCCGCTTCGGCCCCTTATTCTCCCTCCGCCTTGGCTCGCTCCAATGCGTTGTCGTTTCCTCAGCGGCCCTAGCGAAAGAGTTCCTCAGCACCCATGAGCTCTCCTTCATATCCCATGCTCAGTCCCTCGCCATTGAAAGCATAACCTACAATGCTTCCCTTGCATTTGCACCCTATGGACCTTACTGGAAGTTCATCAAGAAACTGACAGTGAACGAGCTTCTAGGAAACCGTAGCATCAACAACTTAGTTTCCATTCGAACCCAAGAGTATCTTAGGCTTCTGAGGTTCTTGGCCAAGAAAGCTGAGAGTGGTGAAGCTGTGAATCTCACTGAGGAGTTTCCGAAGCTTTGGAACAATGTGACCTTGGAGATGATTGTTGGGAATCGGGGTTTGAGCGCCAAAGGTAGGGCTGTGCTGGCGAAGGAGGCGGCGGTGGTGGTGCGGCAGGCCACGAGGCTTTTTGGGGAGGTGAGTTtgtgtgattttttttgggtttgtaagAAGTTGGATTTGGGAGGGTTTGTGAAGAGAATTGAGGAGACGCATAGGAGGTTTGATGTGTTGGTGGAGAAGGTAATTAGAGAACGAGAAGAGCTGAGAAAGAAGGAACGCatggaagaggaggaggaagtcAAGGATTTTCTTGATACATTGCTTGATATGTTGGAGGATGGGAGTGCTGAGGTTGAATTTACAAGACTTCACATTAAGGCTCTAATTACG GATTTATTCACGGCTGGAACTGACACAAATGCAATTTCACTAGAGTGGGCATTGGCAGAGCTCATCAACCACCCAAGAGTGCTCAAGAAAGCAAGGGAGGAGATCGATCGAGCCGTCGGAAATCGACGAGTAGCCGGAGAATCGGATGTTCCAAATCTTCCATACATCCAAGCCATCATAAAAGAAACATTAAGGCTACACCCACCAGTGCCTTTGGTCACAAGAAACTCTGTACAACCATGTAAGATTGGGGGATATGACATCCCTACAAACACAATGCTACATGTGAATGTTTGGGCCATTGGAAGGGACCCAAAGAACTGGGAAAGCCCATTGGACTTCTGGCCTGAAAGATTCTTGCAACTCGGTGAGGACGATGGCCAGATGACTGCAGTGGATGTTGATGTTAGGGGCCAACATTTTCAACTCATGCCATTTGGGTCTGGGAGGAGGGTGTGTCCTGGTATGACCTTGGCCATGAAAATGTTGCCTGGAGTACTTGCGGCTTTGATTCAGTGCTTCAATTGGAAGGTTGATGGGTCTGATTGCAAGAAGATGAATGGTGATGATGTTCTGGAAATGGATGAACGCCCTGGATTGACTGCTCCGAGGGCGCATGATCTTGTGTGTGTTCCTGTTGCCCGCTTCAGCACACTCAACATCCTTGACCCATAA
- the LOC18775278 gene encoding transcription initiation factor TFIID subunit 7 — MEEQFVLRVPPSVAERLDRLLGENASTDDKSLDLSFEEDGRTGTFVVGNDRFPASLLDLPCVVESFKTYDDSVLIKTADIGQMIMVRDSSDAAPDTVEYRHGLTPPMRDARKRRFRREPDLNPELVRRVEEDLLNISAGGPADNIDVEAAEQEKDGDGSDRNASKKPVEEEPVSQPDVTEAATNAGEPDRSDSDESDESI, encoded by the exons ATGGAGGAGCAGTTCGTACTCAGAGTTCCACCTTCCGTTGCAGAGCGATTAGACCGCCTTTTGGGCGAAAATGCTTCTACTGACGACAAGTCGTTGGATTTGTCATTCGAAG AGGATGGCAGGACTGGCACATTTGTCGTTGGAAATGACCGTTTCCCTGCATCGCTGTTGGATCTTCCTTGTGTTGTGGAGTCCTTCAAAACATATGATGATAGTGTGTTAATTAAGACTGCAGATATTGGTCAG ATGATTATGGTTAGAGATTCGAGTGATGCGGCTCCAGATACAGTGGAGTACAGGCATGGTCTTACCCCTCCAATGAGGGATGCTCGAAAGCGAAGATTTCGGAGGGAGCCTGATCTAAAT CCTGAGCTTGTCCGGCGTGTTGAGGAAGATCTACTGAACATTAGTGCTGGTGGGCCAGCTGATAATATTG ATGTTGAAGCAGCTGAGCAAGAGAAGGATGGAGATGGAAGTGATCGTAATGCAAGTAAAAAGCCTGTGGAAGAAGAACCTGTATCGCAACCTGATGTTACAGAGGCTGCTACAAATGCTGGGGAGCCGGATCGAAGCGACTCTGATGAATCCGACGAGTCAATTTGA